A single genomic interval of Picosynechococcus sp. PCC 7003 harbors:
- a CDS encoding DUF86 domain-containing protein has protein sequence MDRNYAHLWDMYEACRQIEKFTQGLTWEEYRQNELVQSATERQLEILGEAARRVSVEFQKSHPGIPWSALIGQRNVISHQYEKVSHKRIWLTTQKSLPPLMADLKKLIPNLE, from the coding sequence ATGGATAGAAATTATGCTCACCTGTGGGATATGTATGAGGCATGCAGACAAATTGAAAAATTCACTCAAGGCTTAACCTGGGAAGAGTATCGTCAAAATGAATTGGTGCAAAGTGCTACAGAAAGACAATTGGAGATCCTAGGAGAAGCCGCCCGGAGAGTATCTGTAGAGTTTCAAAAAAGTCATCCTGGAATTCCATGGAGTGCACTTATCGGTCAGCGAAATGTTATTTCCCATCAATATGAAAAAGTCAGTCACAAACGAATTTGGTTAACAACACAAAAATCCCTCCCGCCACTAATGGCAGATCTAAAAAAGTTAATTCCCAACTTGGAATAA
- a CDS encoding TerD family protein, whose translation MAIQLKKGNRISLKKEAPGLKKVMLGLGWDMATSNSGGGFLGIFKKPAGSIDLDSGVLCLDSQGKLNSASDFVYYANLHHQSGAIAHQGDNLTGAGEGDDEQIFVDLEQVPAAIQSLLFTVTIYQGRQRGQEFSQISNAFVRLVDLSNNQEIAHYKLSGETYQGKTGMLMAELRREENGWAMTALGDGLDPQDSENLLKKYR comes from the coding sequence ATGGCAATTCAACTGAAAAAAGGCAACCGCATTTCCCTCAAAAAAGAAGCCCCCGGCCTCAAAAAAGTGATGCTGGGCCTCGGCTGGGACATGGCAACCAGTAACTCAGGGGGCGGTTTCCTCGGCATCTTTAAAAAGCCCGCAGGCAGCATTGACCTCGACTCCGGGGTGCTGTGCTTAGATTCCCAAGGGAAGCTCAATAGCGCCAGTGATTTTGTGTACTATGCCAATCTCCATCACCAATCCGGGGCGATCGCCCACCAAGGGGACAACCTCACCGGCGCGGGAGAAGGAGATGATGAACAAATTTTTGTCGATTTAGAGCAAGTCCCTGCGGCGATCCAAAGTCTGCTGTTTACTGTCACCATTTACCAAGGCAGACAACGGGGCCAGGAATTTAGCCAGATCAGCAATGCCTTTGTGCGCCTCGTTGACCTGAGTAACAACCAAGAGATCGCCCATTACAAACTATCCGGCGAAACCTACCAAGGCAAAACCGGGATGTTGATGGCCGAGTTACGTCGGGAGGAAAACGGCTGGGCGATGACGGCCCTCGGTGATGGCCTCGACCCCCAGGATTCTGAAAATCTACTCAAAAAATATCGCTAA
- the prfC gene encoding peptide chain release factor 3 translates to MATELHTELEEAVRLRRNFAIISHPDAGKTTLTEKLLLYGGAIHEAGAVKARREQRKVTSDWMEMEQQRGISITSTVLQFLYNGYQINLLDTPGHQDFSEDTYRTLAAADNAVMLVDAAKGLETQTRKLFEVCKLRSLPIFTFINKLDRPGREPLELLDEIEQELGLQTYAVNWPIGMGDRFQGVYDRRLEEVHLFERTAHGTKAATETIYKIDDPALEAILDPELFTQLKEELEILEEIGADFDLEAIHAGKQTPIFFGSAMTNFGVQLFLSAFLEYALKPEPRASTLGDLEPTYPEFTGFVFKLQANMDPKHRDRVAFVRVCTGKFEKDMTVSHARTGKTVRLSRPQKLFAQGRESLEEAYAGDVIGLNNPGVFAIGDTIYCGKKLEYEGIPCFSPELFAYLKNPNPSKFKQFQKGVKELQEEGAVQIMYSADEFKREPILAAVGQLQFEVVQHRLQSEYGVDSKLEPIPYSVARWVTNGWEALEKAGKIFNTMIVKDLWERPVILFKNEWNLHQIQGDHPHLKLSAIAPIGSSVK, encoded by the coding sequence ATGGCGACAGAATTGCACACAGAGCTAGAAGAAGCCGTCCGCTTGCGACGGAATTTTGCGATCATCTCCCACCCCGACGCGGGTAAAACTACCCTCACCGAAAAACTTTTGTTATACGGAGGTGCCATTCACGAGGCCGGAGCCGTTAAAGCCCGCCGGGAACAGCGCAAAGTCACCTCTGACTGGATGGAGATGGAGCAACAACGGGGGATTTCCATTACCTCGACGGTGCTGCAATTTTTATACAATGGCTATCAAATTAATCTGCTCGATACCCCTGGTCACCAGGACTTTAGTGAAGATACCTACCGTACCCTCGCGGCGGCGGACAATGCGGTGATGTTGGTGGATGCGGCCAAGGGTCTGGAGACGCAAACCCGCAAGTTATTTGAAGTCTGCAAACTGCGATCGCTACCGATTTTCACCTTTATCAACAAGTTAGACCGGCCTGGGCGGGAACCCCTCGAACTCCTCGATGAAATTGAACAGGAACTCGGCCTGCAAACCTACGCGGTAAATTGGCCCATCGGCATGGGAGACCGATTCCAAGGGGTTTATGATCGCCGCCTTGAAGAAGTGCACTTATTTGAACGGACGGCCCACGGTACCAAGGCTGCCACGGAGACCATTTATAAAATCGATGATCCGGCCCTCGAAGCCATTCTGGATCCTGAACTTTTCACACAACTAAAAGAAGAATTAGAAATTCTCGAAGAAATCGGCGCCGACTTTGACCTAGAAGCAATCCACGCAGGCAAGCAAACGCCCATTTTCTTCGGCAGTGCGATGACTAATTTTGGGGTGCAACTCTTCCTCAGTGCGTTCCTAGAATATGCCCTGAAGCCGGAACCCCGCGCCTCTACCCTGGGAGATTTAGAGCCCACCTACCCCGAATTTACTGGGTTTGTCTTTAAACTCCAGGCGAATATGGACCCCAAACACCGCGATCGCGTCGCCTTTGTGCGGGTTTGTACCGGGAAATTTGAAAAGGATATGACCGTCAGCCATGCCCGAACCGGAAAAACAGTGCGCCTATCCCGTCCCCAAAAGCTCTTTGCCCAGGGCCGTGAATCCCTCGAAGAGGCCTATGCCGGCGATGTGATCGGTTTAAACAATCCAGGGGTGTTTGCCATTGGCGATACGATTTATTGTGGCAAAAAACTCGAATATGAAGGCATTCCCTGCTTTTCGCCAGAGCTGTTTGCCTACCTAAAAAATCCCAACCCCTCGAAGTTTAAACAATTCCAAAAAGGGGTCAAAGAACTCCAAGAGGAAGGCGCAGTGCAGATTATGTATTCCGCTGATGAATTTAAGCGGGAACCAATCCTCGCTGCGGTGGGACAACTGCAATTTGAGGTGGTGCAACACCGTCTCCAGAGTGAATATGGCGTAGATAGCAAGCTCGAACCGATTCCCTACAGTGTGGCGCGTTGGGTGACGAACGGTTGGGAAGCCCTAGAAAAGGCGGGCAAAATTTTCAATACAATGATCGTCAAAGATCTCTGGGAACGGCCCGTGATTCTCTTTAAAAATGAATGGAATCTCCACCAAATCCAAGGGGATCACCCGCACCTAAAATTGTCGGCGATCGCCCCCATTGGTTCTTCTGTTAAATGA
- a CDS encoding PD-(D/E)XK nuclease family protein produces MFYLSQAHLERFQRCPPTFQALYLEQLTAPNDPNYLENQQWGIRFHQAMQQLQLGLSPAQITIDPNLHQSLQDLLTAQPQLLDQQQQQTAAEYRRTLMMDDFLLTIICDWINFGADTLQIYDWKTYRQPRQSEELKDHWQTKLYLYVMAETTGYQPEQLAMTYWFIAPSETPQSLTFQYNQTWHQQIQTELAALLTQLQQDLDQYFQDGTPLHHGDRQTCSHCPPHQHFSEVETLDFLAGKSLEDFLGEIKAVQL; encoded by the coding sequence ATGTTCTATCTCTCCCAAGCCCACCTTGAACGCTTCCAGCGCTGCCCACCAACATTCCAAGCCCTTTACCTAGAGCAACTAACGGCTCCTAACGACCCCAATTACCTGGAAAATCAGCAATGGGGGATCCGATTTCACCAGGCGATGCAGCAACTCCAGCTAGGCTTGTCCCCGGCGCAAATTACCATAGACCCGAATCTCCATCAGAGTCTCCAGGATCTGCTCACCGCCCAACCCCAGCTCCTCGACCAACAACAGCAACAAACCGCCGCCGAATATCGCCGCACTTTGATGATGGACGATTTTCTGCTCACCATTATTTGTGACTGGATCAATTTTGGTGCCGACACTCTCCAGATTTATGACTGGAAAACCTACCGTCAACCCCGTCAAAGCGAGGAATTAAAAGACCACTGGCAAACGAAGCTGTATCTTTACGTCATGGCCGAGACCACGGGTTATCAGCCGGAGCAACTCGCGATGACCTATTGGTTTATCGCCCCAAGCGAAACACCGCAATCCCTAACGTTTCAATATAATCAAACTTGGCATCAGCAAATCCAAACCGAACTTGCCGCCCTGCTGACCCAACTGCAACAGGATCTAGATCAATACTTTCAAGACGGCACGCCTCTGCACCACGGCGATCGCCAAACTTGTTCCCATTGCCCACCCCATCAGCATTTTTCCGAGGTTGAAACCCTAGATTTTCTCGCCGGGAAAAGCCTAGAGGACTTTCTGGGGGAGATCAAAGCAGTACAATTGTAG
- a CDS encoding DUF4087 domain-containing protein yields MVKHLYRLGTVAVLLALSACEVTIGSDPQTPPAEDVATQDPPGNTATRSGASDEGVATTGTGGGIATSRPTAPQPPVQPQSPPQPIAQTSTSFETRCGWFSNPTPGNISLYDADREWIIGVQGGHQVATDWDWPNFAPDQWVVTNVGSYGYGCACMDVRTNPATGTINDIRNVRAQAIAICQQDPALNRWANLFP; encoded by the coding sequence ATGGTGAAGCACCTTTATCGGCTAGGAACTGTCGCTGTGTTATTGGCTTTGAGCGCCTGTGAAGTAACCATTGGATCTGATCCGCAAACTCCCCCAGCAGAAGATGTGGCCACCCAAGATCCACCAGGCAATACAGCAACCCGTTCCGGGGCCAGTGATGAGGGGGTTGCTACAACGGGCACTGGTGGCGGCATCGCAACATCGAGACCGACGGCACCGCAACCCCCGGTACAACCCCAATCACCACCACAACCCATTGCCCAAACTTCCACTAGCTTTGAAACTCGCTGTGGCTGGTTCTCGAATCCGACCCCAGGCAATATTTCCCTCTATGATGCCGACCGGGAATGGATCATTGGTGTCCAAGGGGGGCACCAGGTAGCGACGGATTGGGACTGGCCAAATTTTGCGCCGGATCAGTGGGTAGTGACCAATGTGGGCAGTTATGGCTATGGGTGCGCTTGCATGGATGTGCGGACAAACCCCGCAACAGGCACGATCAACGATATCCGCAATGTGCGCGCCCAGGCGATCGCCATTTGTCAGCAGGATCCGGCCCTCAATCGCTGGGCTAATCTTTTCCCATAA
- a CDS encoding YkvA family protein — MDNRATGGEMPPSDRQFDEPSFWAKIKKHPHNIGKPILENALVLYFCLKDPETPFQIKGAIIAVLAYFVMPLDVVTDFLPAVGYGDDFSALIVTLGTFFQHIKPEHRIAAQEKLDQWFVRDESATLKQQELQQYLQVLLVALLKVEYGLDPDLDNLKVIIDFTRKKIQEIKRLDSHG, encoded by the coding sequence ATGGACAATAGGGCCACGGGAGGAGAGATGCCGCCAAGCGATCGCCAATTTGATGAACCTTCCTTTTGGGCAAAGATCAAGAAACACCCCCATAACATCGGCAAGCCCATCCTGGAAAATGCCTTGGTTTTGTATTTTTGCTTAAAAGATCCAGAAACCCCCTTTCAGATTAAAGGGGCAATCATTGCGGTGTTGGCTTATTTCGTCATGCCCCTGGATGTTGTCACCGATTTTCTGCCAGCGGTTGGTTACGGGGATGATTTCAGCGCCCTCATTGTCACCCTCGGAACATTTTTTCAACATATCAAACCAGAACATCGAATCGCCGCACAAGAGAAATTGGATCAGTGGTTTGTCCGGGATGAATCAGCGACATTGAAACAGCAAGAATTGCAGCAATATTTACAGGTTTTATTAGTCGCTTTGTTAAAAGTAGAATACGGACTTGATCCAGATCTTGATAATCTTAAAGTAATTATTGATTTCACTCGCAAGAAAATCCAAGAAATCAAAAGACTAGACTCTCATGGGTAG
- the leuS gene encoding leucine--tRNA ligase, whose amino-acid sequence METRYSAADIEAKWQQQWLELGLDKTPSQSDKPKFYALSMFPYPSGKLHMGHVRNYVITDVIARYKRMQGYRVLHPMGWDAFGLPAENAAIDRGIPPAKWTYQNIAQMREQLKQLGLSIDWDREVATCSPDYYKWTQWLFLQFYKAGLAYQKEAAVNWDPIDQTVLANEQVDAEGRSWRSGAIVEKKLLRQWFLKITDYAEELLQDLNTLDGWPERVKLMQENWIGKSTGAHLEFPVVGSDEKVAVFTTRPDTVFGVTYVVLAPEHPLVAQVTTPEQKAAVDAFIAEVSQESEQDRTADDKPKKGVRTGGWVTNPFTGEEVPILIANYVLYEYGTGAVMGVPAHDSRDFKFASENDLPIKTVIIPEGGDATAALTEAYTDAGIMVNSGQFDGLVSTEGKKAIAKFAAENGFGREQIQYRLRDWLISRQRYWGCPIPMIYCDDCGVVPVPDSDLPVVLPEDVEFSARGGSPLAQMADWQAVDCPCCGKAARRETDTMDTFIDSSWYFLRYTDANNTEKPFALDPVNDWMAVDQYVGGIEHAILHLLYSRFFTKVVRDRQLVSVDEPFKRLLTQGMVQALTYKNARTNKYVPADQVDPNDPKDPETGEALAGFYEKMSKSKYNGVDPALVLDKYGADTARMFILFKAPPEKDLEWDDADVEGQFRFLNRIWNLVAAYEVAETNVKATGELSKEEKDLRRAVHTAIKEIQEDLEGDYQFNTAIAELMKLNNAIKDVKCVDSPVYQEAIETLILLLAPFAPHIADELWSNLGHSESVHTVPFPQLDEAALTVDEITIVIQILGKTRGTIQVPAGISKADLEKMATASDLAQRYIAGKDIKKVIVVPNKLVNFVVTP is encoded by the coding sequence GTGGAAACGCGATACAGTGCCGCTGATATTGAAGCGAAATGGCAACAACAATGGCTAGAGCTTGGCTTAGACAAAACCCCTAGCCAAAGTGACAAGCCAAAATTCTACGCTCTGTCGATGTTTCCCTATCCCTCCGGCAAGCTCCACATGGGTCATGTGCGCAACTACGTGATCACCGATGTCATTGCTCGCTACAAGAGAATGCAAGGCTATCGGGTGCTCCATCCCATGGGTTGGGACGCTTTCGGGCTACCCGCAGAAAATGCGGCGATTGATCGGGGCATTCCCCCGGCAAAGTGGACGTATCAAAATATTGCCCAGATGCGGGAGCAGCTTAAACAGTTGGGTCTTTCTATCGACTGGGATCGAGAAGTCGCCACCTGTTCCCCCGACTATTACAAATGGACGCAATGGCTTTTTTTGCAGTTCTACAAAGCTGGCCTCGCCTACCAAAAAGAAGCCGCAGTGAACTGGGATCCCATTGACCAAACGGTACTAGCCAACGAACAAGTAGACGCGGAAGGCCGCTCCTGGCGATCGGGGGCGATCGTTGAGAAAAAATTGCTGCGCCAATGGTTCCTGAAGATCACCGACTATGCTGAAGAACTCCTCCAGGATCTTAATACCCTCGACGGTTGGCCAGAGCGAGTGAAATTAATGCAGGAAAACTGGATCGGCAAATCCACCGGGGCGCACCTGGAATTTCCCGTTGTGGGCAGCGATGAGAAAGTGGCAGTCTTTACCACTCGCCCGGATACGGTCTTTGGGGTCACCTATGTTGTCCTGGCGCCGGAACATCCCCTCGTGGCTCAGGTGACAACCCCCGAACAAAAAGCTGCCGTAGATGCGTTTATCGCTGAGGTGAGTCAAGAAAGCGAACAGGATCGTACCGCCGACGATAAGCCGAAGAAGGGTGTCCGCACTGGGGGCTGGGTGACCAATCCCTTTACCGGAGAAGAAGTGCCGATTCTGATCGCGAACTATGTGTTGTATGAATATGGCACAGGGGCAGTGATGGGGGTGCCCGCCCACGATAGCCGTGACTTTAAGTTTGCCAGCGAAAATGATTTACCGATCAAAACGGTGATTATCCCGGAAGGGGGCGACGCGACGGCGGCACTCACAGAGGCTTACACCGATGCGGGCATTATGGTGAATAGCGGTCAGTTTGATGGCTTGGTTTCTACCGAAGGGAAAAAGGCGATCGCCAAATTTGCGGCAGAAAACGGTTTTGGTCGAGAACAAATTCAATATCGCCTGCGGGATTGGCTCATTTCTCGACAACGGTATTGGGGTTGCCCGATTCCGATGATCTACTGTGACGACTGTGGGGTGGTGCCCGTGCCAGACAGTGATCTCCCTGTCGTATTGCCTGAAGATGTGGAATTTTCCGCGCGCGGTGGTTCACCCTTAGCCCAAATGGCAGACTGGCAAGCGGTGGATTGCCCCTGTTGCGGTAAAGCGGCCCGTCGGGAAACCGACACCATGGATACCTTTATTGATTCGTCCTGGTATTTCCTGCGCTATACCGACGCCAACAATACCGAAAAACCCTTCGCCCTCGATCCAGTTAACGATTGGATGGCAGTAGATCAGTATGTGGGCGGCATTGAACACGCGATTCTCCACTTGCTCTACTCTCGTTTCTTTACAAAGGTGGTGCGCGATCGCCAACTGGTATCTGTGGATGAACCCTTTAAGCGACTCCTGACCCAGGGAATGGTACAGGCGCTGACCTACAAAAATGCCCGCACGAATAAATACGTGCCCGCCGATCAAGTTGACCCCAATGATCCCAAAGATCCAGAGACCGGCGAAGCACTCGCAGGCTTCTACGAAAAAATGTCGAAGTCAAAATACAATGGCGTCGATCCGGCGTTGGTCTTGGACAAATACGGTGCAGACACAGCGCGGATGTTTATCCTCTTCAAAGCGCCCCCCGAAAAGGATCTAGAGTGGGATGATGCGGATGTGGAAGGGCAATTCCGCTTCCTGAACCGCATTTGGAATTTGGTCGCCGCCTATGAAGTAGCAGAGACTAACGTTAAGGCGACAGGAGAACTCTCTAAGGAAGAAAAAGATCTACGTCGGGCCGTTCACACTGCGATTAAAGAAATCCAAGAAGACCTCGAAGGGGACTATCAATTTAATACGGCGATCGCCGAACTGATGAAGCTCAACAATGCGATCAAAGATGTTAAATGCGTCGATTCCCCCGTGTATCAAGAGGCGATCGAAACGCTGATTTTGCTGCTGGCTCCCTTTGCGCCCCACATCGCCGATGAGCTTTGGTCAAATCTCGGTCACAGTGAATCGGTCCATACTGTTCCTTTCCCACAGTTGGATGAAGCGGCCCTGACCGTGGACGAAATCACCATCGTGATCCAAATCCTCGGTAAGACCAGAGGCACGATTCAAGTTCCGGCAGGCATTAGCAAAGCTGACCTGGAAAAAATGGCGACTGCCTCGGATCTCGCCCAACGTTATATTGCAGGCAAAGACATTAAAAAAGTGATCGTTGTCCCCAATAAATTGGTGAACTTTGTGGTGACACCCTAG
- the pyrR gene encoding bifunctional pyr operon transcriptional regulator/uracil phosphoribosyltransferase PyrR — translation MTQTVIEILSAEEMRRTITRLASQIVEKAGNLGDLALLGIHTRGVPLAENIAKQIETLEGIAVPVGALDITFYRDDLDQIRVRTPSKTDIPFDLNGKNLVLIDDVIYKGRTIRAALNAVNDYGRPEVIRLAVLVDRGHRQLPIQPDFTGKKLPTAKEEKVKVYLQDLDGRDAVELIK, via the coding sequence ATGACCCAGACCGTTATCGAAATTTTGTCTGCCGAAGAGATGCGCCGCACCATCACCCGGCTCGCTTCTCAAATTGTCGAAAAAGCCGGAAACTTAGGAGATTTAGCACTCCTGGGCATCCATACCCGTGGCGTCCCTTTGGCAGAAAATATTGCCAAGCAGATTGAAACCCTCGAAGGTATTGCGGTGCCCGTCGGTGCCCTCGATATCACGTTTTATCGCGATGACCTCGACCAAATTCGGGTACGGACGCCCTCAAAAACAGATATTCCCTTTGATCTCAATGGCAAGAATCTCGTCCTAATCGATGATGTGATTTACAAAGGTCGCACCATCCGCGCTGCCCTCAATGCGGTGAATGATTATGGTCGCCCAGAAGTGATTCGTCTAGCCGTTCTTGTAGACCGGGGCCACCGCCAACTGCCAATCCAGCCGGATTTTACCGGGAAAAAGCTCCCCACCGCCAAAGAGGAAAAAGTCAAAGTCTATCTCCAGGATTTAGATGGCCGCGATGCCGTGGAACTGATCAAATAA
- the purH gene encoding bifunctional phosphoribosylaminoimidazolecarboxamide formyltransferase/IMP cyclohydrolase, whose amino-acid sequence MARRLALLSVSDKAGIVEFARQLVEEFEFDIISSGGTAKALKDAGVPVTKVSDYTGSPEILGGRVKTLHPKIHGGILARQDFPEHLQDLTDNDIRPLSLVAVNLYPFEQTIAKAGVTVPEAVEQIDIGGPAMLRAAAKNFGSLTVISNPRYYDEYLTELRNNSGTATLEFRQRMAGETFALTYAYDQAISSYFASTVNADADLPQRLGISGEAVQTLRYGENPHQKATWYKTGTQASGWAAAEKLQGKELSYNNLVDLEAARRIIAEFPDGDPAVAILKHTNPCGVALGSTLQEAYEKAFAADSVSAFGGIVALNKPLDGPTAEAMGKVFLECVVAPDCTPEAREIIAKKKNLRVLTLPDLLTGPTQTLKAIAGGFLAQDADVQIEDPANWQCVTEKQPSEADLAELFFAWKLCKHVKSNAILVSKDRATVGVGAGQMNRVGAAKIAFEQAGEKAQGAYLASDAFFPFDDSVRSAAAAGIKAIVQPGGSIRDEDSIKAANELGLIMMFTGSRHFLH is encoded by the coding sequence ATGGCACGTCGTTTAGCACTATTGAGCGTCTCAGACAAAGCTGGCATCGTCGAATTTGCCCGGCAACTCGTAGAAGAATTTGAATTTGACATCATTAGTAGTGGTGGCACCGCCAAAGCCCTCAAGGATGCGGGCGTTCCCGTCACCAAGGTCAGCGATTACACCGGTTCCCCAGAAATCCTCGGTGGCCGTGTGAAAACTCTCCACCCCAAAATCCACGGCGGCATCCTCGCGCGTCAGGACTTTCCCGAACACCTCCAGGATTTAACGGACAACGACATTCGACCCCTCAGCCTCGTCGCCGTCAACCTTTATCCCTTCGAGCAGACCATCGCCAAAGCAGGTGTGACCGTTCCCGAAGCCGTTGAGCAAATTGATATTGGTGGCCCCGCGATGCTCCGGGCAGCGGCGAAAAACTTTGGTAGCCTCACGGTGATTTCCAACCCCCGCTATTACGACGAATATTTAACGGAACTGCGCAATAACAGCGGCACCGCAACCCTTGAATTCCGGCAGCGCATGGCCGGGGAAACTTTTGCTCTCACCTATGCCTATGACCAGGCAATTTCCAGCTATTTTGCCAGCACCGTCAATGCAGATGCCGACTTACCCCAACGGCTAGGGATCAGTGGCGAAGCAGTGCAAACCCTCCGTTACGGCGAAAACCCCCACCAAAAAGCCACTTGGTACAAGACCGGCACCCAGGCCAGTGGTTGGGCTGCCGCCGAAAAACTCCAGGGGAAAGAACTCAGCTACAACAACCTCGTAGATCTCGAAGCGGCGCGACGGATCATTGCGGAATTTCCCGATGGGGATCCTGCTGTAGCCATTCTCAAGCACACCAATCCCTGTGGTGTCGCCCTGGGTTCAACGTTACAAGAAGCCTACGAAAAAGCCTTTGCCGCTGATTCTGTGTCTGCCTTTGGGGGCATTGTCGCCCTAAATAAACCCCTCGATGGCCCGACGGCTGAGGCAATGGGGAAAGTCTTTTTAGAATGTGTGGTTGCCCCTGACTGTACCCCAGAAGCGCGGGAAATCATTGCGAAGAAGAAGAATTTGCGGGTCTTGACCCTTCCTGATCTGCTCACTGGCCCCACCCAAACCCTAAAGGCGATCGCCGGTGGCTTTTTGGCCCAGGATGCTGATGTTCAAATTGAAGATCCTGCAAATTGGCAGTGCGTCACCGAGAAGCAACCCAGCGAGGCCGATCTAGCGGAATTGTTCTTCGCTTGGAAGCTCTGTAAGCACGTGAAATCCAATGCGATTCTTGTTTCCAAGGATCGGGCCACCGTCGGTGTGGGTGCTGGTCAGATGAACCGGGTCGGCGCCGCAAAAATTGCCTTTGAACAGGCGGGCGAAAAAGCTCAAGGGGCTTATCTGGCGAGCGATGCCTTCTTCCCCTTTGATGATTCTGTGCGTAGTGCGGCAGCGGCCGGGATCAAGGCGATCGTCCAGCCGGGTGGTTCCATCCGCGATGAAGATTCGATCAAGGCCGCCAATGAATTGGGCCTAATCATGATGTTCACCGGTTCCCGCCATTTCCTCCACTAG
- a CDS encoding molybdenum cofactor biosynthesis protein MoaE — protein MRVPTYPHDQFAIAFAPLSFDTVYRLAEDPGSGAVVVMSGTVRNRSDGKAVHYLEYQAYEPMAIAIFQQIAHDIRQQWPDTNRVVIHHRIGKLEIGEISVLVAASCPHRAEAFAACRYGIDTIKHNAPIWKKEFFAGGMSEWVQGCRTAESC, from the coding sequence ATGCGCGTCCCCACCTATCCCCACGATCAGTTTGCGATCGCCTTTGCTCCCCTCTCCTTTGATACGGTGTACCGTCTCGCCGAAGATCCTGGCAGTGGGGCCGTGGTGGTGATGAGCGGTACCGTCCGGAATCGCAGTGATGGCAAGGCCGTCCATTATCTTGAATACCAAGCCTACGAACCGATGGCGATCGCCATTTTTCAGCAGATCGCCCACGACATCCGCCAACAGTGGCCCGACACAAATCGAGTCGTGATTCACCACCGCATCGGCAAGCTAGAAATTGGTGAAATTAGCGTCCTCGTCGCCGCCAGTTGTCCCCACCGGGCCGAAGCCTTTGCTGCCTGTCGCTATGGCATCGACACGATTAAACACAATGCCCCGATCTGGAAAAAGGAATTTTTTGCCGGGGGGATGAGCGAATGGGTGCAGGGTTGTCGCACCGCTGAGAGCTGTTAA
- the upp gene encoding uracil phosphoribosyltransferase: protein MASQLRVFVPDHPLLKHWLAIARETNTPTPLFKTAMKELGKWLTYEACRYWLPTLDAAVETPLAQAPATLIHPQTPLIAIPILRAGLSLMEGVQEVIPNIAATYHLGYRRDEQTLEVGCYLNNLPEQFDPETRLLLLDPMLATGGTITAAMAEVTKRGVAMENVRIVSVVAAPPALQKLSLDYPSLQIYTAMIDQELNDQGFIVPGLGDAGDRTFGTH, encoded by the coding sequence ATGGCTTCGCAACTCCGGGTTTTTGTGCCTGATCATCCCCTCCTCAAGCATTGGTTGGCGATCGCCAGGGAAACCAATACCCCCACACCCTTGTTTAAAACCGCCATGAAAGAACTGGGGAAATGGCTCACTTATGAAGCCTGTCGCTATTGGCTGCCCACCCTCGATGCCGCCGTTGAAACTCCCCTTGCCCAGGCCCCAGCCACCTTAATCCATCCCCAAACGCCGCTTATTGCAATTCCCATTCTGCGGGCCGGACTGAGTCTGATGGAAGGAGTCCAGGAGGTAATCCCCAACATTGCGGCCACCTACCACCTCGGTTATCGGCGGGACGAACAAACCCTTGAAGTAGGCTGTTATTTAAATAATCTACCAGAGCAATTTGACCCAGAAACTCGCCTGCTGCTCCTCGATCCAATGTTAGCCACGGGGGGAACAATCACGGCGGCCATGGCTGAAGTGACAAAACGCGGGGTTGCCATGGAGAATGTGCGCATTGTTTCCGTAGTTGCTGCTCCCCCAGCCCTCCAGAAACTGAGCCTAGACTATCCTTCCCTGCAAATTTATACGGCGATGATTGACCAAGAACTTAATGATCAAGGCTTTATCGTGCCTGGTCTAGGGGATGCAGGCGATCGCACCTTTGGCACCCACTAA
- a CDS encoding YggT family protein yields the protein MAAELLRVSLGNFIQIYLLLLIVRILLSWFQTADWAMQVMGFLSPVTDPYLNLFRSFIPPLGGLDLSPIVAIFLLQAVGGVLGGGALF from the coding sequence ATGGCAGCCGAATTATTACGAGTCAGCCTCGGAAACTTTATCCAGATTTATCTTCTGCTTCTCATTGTCCGCATTCTTCTCAGTTGGTTTCAGACCGCAGATTGGGCAATGCAAGTGATGGGTTTTCTGAGCCCTGTGACCGACCCCTACCTTAACCTGTTCCGTTCGTTTATTCCGCCCCTAGGCGGGTTGGATCTGTCTCCCATTGTGGCGATTTTCTTGCTCCAGGCTGTTGGTGGTGTCCTGGGTGGTGGCGCTTTGTTCTAA